The following are encoded in a window of Lactobacillus panisapium genomic DNA:
- a CDS encoding AEC family transporter: protein MQAFITSLTSVVELLLVIALGYWLRSSGKLGDQFKGNISYLIMNIALPASIFVSVLKYLTRDKLFGLTGGLVYAIICFALSYLFAWLLCKVLRIRKGRRGTFINAITNANTIFIGLPLNIALFGQKSMPYFLIYYVLNTVSTWAIGVFFISSDDPTVQKQKQQKFNWKKLLPAPLVGFLIALICLLVEVPIPGWITTVLSMVGGIVTPMSLIYIGIILADAGLKSIHLDRDTIWALLGRFILVPALMIILIVFGANWGPALPNLAKETLVVQSATPALAVLPILVGESHGDVQYATNVVTTSTVLFVIVVPLVLELTEFIL from the coding sequence ATGCAAGCCTTTATTACTTCTTTAACTAGTGTTGTTGAACTGTTATTGGTCATTGCGTTAGGCTACTGGCTACGCAGCAGTGGAAAACTAGGAGATCAGTTTAAAGGCAATATTTCATATTTAATCATGAATATTGCTTTACCAGCTTCAATTTTTGTTTCCGTGTTGAAATATTTGACCCGCGATAAATTGTTTGGTTTAACTGGCGGCCTCGTTTATGCCATCATTTGTTTCGCCCTTAGCTATTTGTTTGCTTGGCTCTTGTGTAAAGTTCTTCGTATCCGCAAAGGAAGACGCGGGACTTTCATCAATGCTATTACTAATGCCAATACGATTTTTATTGGCTTACCATTAAACATTGCTTTATTTGGGCAAAAAAGTATGCCTTACTTCCTGATTTATTATGTGTTAAATACAGTTTCTACTTGGGCAATTGGGGTCTTCTTCATCTCAAGTGATGATCCAACTGTGCAAAAACAGAAACAGCAGAAATTTAATTGGAAGAAATTGTTGCCTGCACCATTAGTTGGTTTCCTAATTGCTTTAATATGTTTATTAGTTGAAGTACCGATTCCGGGATGGATTACAACCGTGCTAAGTATGGTGGGCGGAATTGTTACACCAATGTCACTAATTTATATCGGAATTATTTTAGCCGATGCTGGTTTGAAATCAATTCACTTAGACCGTGATACAATTTGGGCGCTACTTGGAAGGTTCATTTTAGTACCAGCGCTGATGATTATCTTGATTGTCTTTGGTGCTAATTGGGGCCCAGCATTACCGAACCTTGCAAAGGAAACTTTAGTAGTTCAATCTGCTACGCCAGCATTAGCCGTTTTACCGATTTTAGTCGGTGAATCTCACGGAGACGTTCAATATGCAACTAATGTTGTTACTACTTCAACGGTCTTATTTGTAATTGTTGTTCCACTCGTTTTAGAGTTAACCGAATTTATTTTGTAA
- a CDS encoding IS3 family transposase has protein sequence MNPEVRTTSRFLLWLNYPNKIKFKIFNLWRNYNIRPSELGRRYGINPANIKYLLALIQRHGLAILDQPYTEYSLEFKQQAIIRVLVKHEPAYQVAIDLGLKSNGMLANWLRSYRENGYNVVIKQKGRSPHAQTRSRNQTSEARKRALTPAELEADRRERIYKKIDRLSRPADQEPQAAEIARAVTQLRHELKVSVTFILAVINANPNLPHLSRSNYYYNLQKKDKDRGNQQVMAEIKAIYEEHRHRYGYRRITLELRRRGLLVNHKKVQRLMNKLKLFGIVSKRWHKYNSYRGTQGPIKTDLIKRNFSAVYPEHKWYSDVTEFKLNGQKTYLSPIVDGCTQEVIAYSISRSPNLKQIMDMLKQAWRKHPALNGLIFHTDQGWQYQHPKFQAWLKDHGIEQSMSRKGNSLDDGLMEGFFGILKREMFYGFEAQFKSLKELEEGIQKYISYYNQQRIKVKLKGLSPLEYRALVLS, from the coding sequence ATGAACCCCGAAGTTAGGACAACTTCGAGGTTTTTATTATGGCTAAATTATCCAAACAAGATAAAATTTAAAATCTTCAATCTTTGGCGGAATTATAACATTAGACCTAGTGAATTGGGTCGACGTTATGGCATTAATCCTGCTAACATTAAGTATTTGCTTGCTCTTATTCAACGTCACGGCCTAGCTATTTTAGACCAGCCCTATACTGAATATTCACTTGAGTTTAAACAGCAGGCTATTATACGAGTACTAGTCAAGCATGAACCAGCTTATCAGGTGGCAATTGATCTTGGCCTAAAAAGTAACGGTATGCTAGCTAATTGGCTTCGCAGCTATCGTGAAAACGGGTATAATGTCGTTATCAAACAGAAAGGACGATCACCCCATGCCCAAACAAGATCCAGAAATCAAACGTCTGAAGCAAGAAAACGAGCACTTACGCCAGCAGAACTTGAAGCTGACCGTCGAGAACGAATTTATAAAAAAATTGACCGCCTTAGTCGACCAGCGGACCAAGAACCGCAAGCCGCGGAAATAGCCCGGGCAGTTACCCAGCTAAGGCATGAACTCAAGGTCAGCGTAACTTTTATTCTTGCTGTTATTAATGCTAATCCCAATCTCCCGCATCTATCCCGCAGTAATTATTACTACAATTTGCAGAAAAAGGATAAGGATCGTGGCAACCAGCAGGTGATGGCTGAAATCAAAGCCATTTATGAAGAACACCGGCATCGCTATGGCTATCGGCGCATTACTCTGGAACTTAGACGGCGTGGTTTATTAGTCAATCACAAAAAAGTACAACGCTTGATGAACAAGCTGAAACTCTTTGGCATCGTCAGTAAACGCTGGCATAAGTATAATAGCTATCGCGGCACCCAGGGTCCAATTAAGACCGACTTGATTAAACGTAATTTTAGCGCAGTTTACCCGGAACATAAGTGGTATTCAGACGTAACCGAGTTTAAACTCAACGGTCAGAAGACCTACCTGTCACCCATTGTTGATGGCTGCACGCAAGAGGTGATTGCCTACTCCATTTCCCGCAGTCCTAATCTTAAACAGATTATGGACATGCTAAAACAGGCTTGGCGCAAGCATCCAGCATTAAATGGTCTAATTTTTCATACAGATCAAGGCTGGCAGTACCAGCATCCTAAATTCCAAGCTTGGCTAAAAGACCATGGAATCGAACAGTCTATGTCGCGTAAGGGCAATTCCTTAGATGACGGATTGATGGAAGGGTTCTTTGGCATACTCAAACGGGAAATGTTCTATGGCTTTGAAGCCCAGTTTAAGAGTCTAAAGGAGCTGGAAGAAGGAATCCAAAAATATATCAGTTACTATAACCAGCAAAGAATCAAGGTAAAACTAAAAGGACTAAGTCCGCTTGAATATCGGGCATTAGTCCTTAGTTAA
- a CDS encoding CPBP family intramembrane glutamic endopeptidase, with amino-acid sequence MKITNLPKKTWQKIYAFQILFCLLAEVLLMVSGLHNATKTKNQVTAIILLVLFLALTVYVQKMKVKDKFTYEFTRWLSLLFGPGILCTFWLKIGNLLLVHLPQIEIIWVLLLWAVLLGLLLPIAMVYAAQIKNWFLRLLIVFLLNIQYGLVNTLKVSRSLKIMHSLTGQGVIAAISLFILACFLGKAWGFRFNPNLKFNKSQNFQQVTFVLLILFTLLDLFYNCFNAYSKDIWTVFFRYDFNNLKFSLPNLTCAIEPGILEEAVRYLNIIILLAGFNHLPKWRVPIAIYGSTLLFGLAHLGNVGWHGATLSATIMQAIGVTGCGFLWAVLYLYTGKLWPAIVAHFISDFVANMLTGWNSSGWHWHGYATDYIYTILIVGVPLLFSIWMMFGKARQVMEENADRIMNVN; translated from the coding sequence ATGAAAATTACTAATCTACCTAAAAAGACTTGGCAAAAAATATATGCTTTCCAGATTCTTTTTTGTTTACTTGCAGAAGTATTGCTGATGGTTAGCGGCTTGCACAATGCAACAAAGACGAAAAATCAGGTAACTGCTATTATTTTACTTGTGCTTTTTTTAGCACTGACAGTTTATGTTCAAAAAATGAAGGTTAAAGATAAATTTACTTACGAGTTTACGCGGTGGCTAAGCCTACTTTTTGGCCCCGGCATCCTTTGCACTTTTTGGCTTAAAATCGGCAACTTACTTTTAGTGCATTTGCCCCAAATTGAAATTATTTGGGTACTACTATTATGGGCAGTGTTGCTTGGTTTGCTACTACCAATTGCCATGGTTTATGCCGCCCAAATTAAGAACTGGTTCTTAAGGCTGCTGATTGTTTTCTTATTAAATATCCAGTATGGACTGGTCAACACGTTAAAAGTCTCCAGAAGTCTCAAAATTATGCATTCACTTACGGGACAAGGAGTAATCGCGGCCATTAGCCTATTTATCTTGGCATGTTTTCTAGGAAAAGCTTGGGGTTTCAGGTTTAATCCCAACTTGAAATTTAACAAAAGCCAAAACTTCCAGCAAGTTACTTTTGTTTTACTCATTCTTTTTACATTATTAGACTTGTTTTACAACTGCTTTAACGCTTATTCCAAAGATATTTGGACCGTCTTTTTTAGATATGATTTTAATAATCTGAAATTTTCCTTACCTAATTTAACATGTGCAATCGAACCGGGTATCCTAGAGGAAGCTGTACGTTATCTAAACATCATCATCCTGCTAGCAGGTTTTAACCACTTGCCAAAATGGCGGGTTCCAATTGCCATTTATGGTTCCACACTCCTTTTTGGACTTGCCCATCTTGGAAATGTTGGCTGGCACGGTGCAACCCTTTCGGCCACTATTATGCAAGCAATTGGTGTGACCGGTTGTGGCTTTTTATGGGCTGTTCTTTATCTTTATACGGGAAAGCTTTGGCCAGCAATTGTTGCTCACTTCATATCAGACTTCGTCGCTAATATGCTTACTGGTTGGAATTCTTCAGGATGGCACTGGCATGGTTATGCGACAGATTACATTTACACTATCTTGATCGTTGGCGTTCCACTTCTGTTTTCAATTTGGATGATGTTCGGCAAAGCTAGACAAGTAATGGAAGAAAATGCCGATCGAATAATGAATGTGAACTAG